The genomic stretch GTTTTGCTGATAATGGCTTTAATATTGACTTTGATACTCCCTGGATGCAGAGCGAGGCAGGGCGTTGAAAAGACTCACGAACTTCCGAAAATTCCGGATAAGATAAGCCGGGGACAGGGCAAAGAGCCGGAGCTTGTAGTGTATGAAGTAGAAAGCGGGCAGAGGAAAAAGATGAAACTGGAGGATTACGTGGCGGGCGTTGTGGCTGGAGAGATGGAAAACAACTGGCCTGTGGAAGCCCTTGCGGCTCAGGCAATACTGGCTAGGACTTATGTTTTGGAATTCGTCAAAAGTAAAGGAACTTCTAAGTACGGAGATGCCCACATTTCTACTGACTTTGAAGAAGCACAGGCCTGGAATCCGGGCAATATCAACGATAGAATAAAAAAGGCCGTAGAAATGACCAGAGGCGAAGTCATATCATATAAAGGGAATTTTGTAAAAGCTTGGTTTCATTCCCATGCGGGAGGCCTCACTGCTACTGCAAAGGAAGGGTTGAATTATAAAGAAGAAGAGCCGCCGTATATTGCGGTGGTTAAATCTCCTGATGAGAACGCGGGGCCTGAGGGCAAGCGAGTGTGGAAGGCTGCTTTCAGAAAGGATGAATTAAAGCGACTTTTGAAAGAAAAGCTAGGGCAAGAAACCGGAGAAATAAACGAAGTATCCGTGTTGGAAAGGGGGCCTTCAGGCAGGGCGACTAAGATTAAAATAGGCAGTGCCGTCGTTCACGCCGCGGATTTGAGGACGGCTCTTGATCCTATGAGGATGAGATCTACGTTGCTTACAAGTTTGAGAATCGAAAAGGACAAGATAATCATGGAAGGCAAAGGTTTCGGACACGGGGTGGGAATGTCTCAATGGGGCGCCCGGGTTTTTGCAGAACAAGGGAAGTCTCCAGAAGACATAATAAGGTATTATTTCAAGGATGTAAAAATAGTGAAACTATGGGATTAAAATCGTCATAAAACAAATCCCTCCCTAATATAATTTCCTAAGGGAGTTATTTGAAGGGAGGGTTTTTTGTTGGAAGAGAAAAGGCCCTCAAAGCACCGTATTGTTTTAAATGACAGGGAGATTTTAGAAATTAACGGTGTGCTTAATGTTGACAAATTCACCGATGAGGATATAGTAGTTTCTACAGAAAGGGGCGTGCTCAACATAAAAGGTGAAAAAATGCTTATGAAGCAATTAAATCTCGATGAAGGGATAATAGTCATAGAAGGTTACGTGAAAGCACTTTCGTATGCAGAAGAAATTGCATCTGCGGAAAAAGGGAAAAGGTTTTTAAGCCGGCTTTTTAAGTAAGGGTCAAATGGGCAGAGGAAGGGAAATAG from Caldanaerovirga acetigignens encodes the following:
- a CDS encoding SpoIID/LytB domain-containing protein, with product MRTKLQVLLIMALILTLILPGCRARQGVEKTHELPKIPDKISRGQGKEPELVVYEVESGQRKKMKLEDYVAGVVAGEMENNWPVEALAAQAILARTYVLEFVKSKGTSKYGDAHISTDFEEAQAWNPGNINDRIKKAVEMTRGEVISYKGNFVKAWFHSHAGGLTATAKEGLNYKEEEPPYIAVVKSPDENAGPEGKRVWKAAFRKDELKRLLKEKLGQETGEINEVSVLERGPSGRATKIKIGSAVVHAADLRTALDPMRMRSTLLTSLRIEKDKIIMEGKGFGHGVGMSQWGARVFAEQGKSPEDIIRYYFKDVKIVKLWD
- the yabP gene encoding sporulation protein YabP — its product is MEEKRPSKHRIVLNDREILEINGVLNVDKFTDEDIVVSTERGVLNIKGEKMLMKQLNLDEGIIVIEGYVKALSYAEEIASAEKGKRFLSRLFK